Below is a genomic region from Actinomyces weissii.
GCTCGGTGGACGTGCTCGTCAGCTTCTTCTGGGTCAGCACCGTGGTCCCCCGGCGCAGCGCCAGGGTGTCATACCCGTCACCGTCCCAGTCACCAACCAGCACCTGGTCGGTGCTGCGCCCCAGCGAGATCGAGGCGTACACCGGCGCGTCCACCCGGTTGTCCGCATAGAACACCACGCGGGTGCCCACACGCACAGCCCAGCTGTCGTCGCCGTCACCGTCCCAGTCACCATAGAGCAACTTGCCGTTGCCCTTGGCCTCGACGGCGGCCACGTAGGCGGGCTTGGTGCCCTCCGGCTCAGCCTGGGGGGGCTCCTGCCGCTCCACGAAGACGGCGGCCGTGCGGGCGGGCACCGTGAAGCTGCCTGCCCCGGCGTCGAAGCGGGCGGCCTTGACCACCGCATCGGCCCCACCGGCCTGCACCCCGTGCAGGGCGAAGGCCCCACCAGCAGCACCCGCCACCGTCTGGGTCACCTGGTGGTCGTTGAGGTTGAGCACCACGACGACCCGCTTGGTGGTGTCGTCCACGTCACTCCCCTTGGTGTCGTCCACCAGCATGGTGATGACTCCGGGGCTGGCCTGGGACTGACCGGGGTTCACAAAGCTGACCTTCTCCTTGACCAGGTCGGCCGAGCCCAGGGTCAGCAGCGGGGTGGTGGAACGGATCCTGAGCAGGTCCAGCGCCTGGGCGTGGGCCTGGCGGATCTGCTCTCCGTTGGGCTTGAGGGCCGGGTTGGCCAGCAGCGGCCGCTGGGCGGCCCAGTGGTCCTGCTGGTTCTTGCCCGCCACCGGCAGGCCCTTGCCGAACCCGTTGTCCTGCAGCGACCAGTCGATCGCGTTGAACCAGTCACCGGAGTTGTAGGAGTCCACGTCCAGCGACTTGGAGCGCAGGATGTCCGTGCCCGCGTGCCAGAAGGCCGGGGACTGGCCCAGGGCGGTGGTGGCCAGCGACAGGGTGTTGAGCCGGATGCGCTGGTCCATGGGGGTGTCCACCGGCAGGTGGCGCACCGCCGTGTCGTACAGCGTCTCCTTGTCGTGGGCGTCCACGTAGTTGACGCTCTCCTGGGGCTGACTGGCGTAACCGGCCTTGCCGTCGCCGTAGCGGACCTGCCCACCGGTCCAGCGGTGCGGCCCGTCCACGAACTCGTAGTCCTTGAGGTTGCCGGTCAGGCCCACCTCGATCAGCTCCTTGGAGCTGGCGTCCTGGGGGCGGCCAGCCAGCAGCCCGTGGTGGACGCCGTCGCGCAGCCGGTCGTTGAAGGTGCCGATGCCGGTACCGTCCAGCTGGCCCTGGGTGGCCTGGGTGAACAGCGAGTTGTTCGCGACCTCCCCGAAGTTCCAGCCCTCGCCGTACAGGTAGACGGCCTTGCCGTCCACGCCGTCGGCCTCCACGGTCAGGGCGTCCAGGGCGGCGCGCAGGCGCTGCATGGTGCCTGCCGAGTGGTGGCCCATCAGGTCAAAGCGGAAGCCATCGATCTTGTACTGCTTGGCCCACCACAGCACCGAGTCGATCATGAGCTGCTCGGTCATGAGGTTCTCGGTGGCGGTGTTGGAGCAGCAGGTGGAGGTCTCCACCGCACCCTGGGCGTTGAGGCGCTGGTAGTAGCCCGGCACCACCCGGTCCAGGACGCTCTTGGAGTCCTGCCCGGCGGCGAAGGTGTGGTTGTAGACCTGGTCCAGGACCACCTGGTAGCCGGTGGCGTGCAGCGCCCCCACCATCTGGCGCATCTCGTAGGTGCGCTTGCCGCCCTCCTGGTTGGCGGCGGTGGCGTAGGAGCCTTCCGGGGCCATCCAGTGGTAGGGGTCGTAGCCCCAGTTGAAGCCGTCCTGGGTGTCGACGGCGGTGACGGCGGCCTGCTGCGCCTCGTCGGCGGGACCGGCCTGGGGCACCTCCGGGTTGCGCTGGTCGGCACGGTTCTCCGGGATGGAGGCGATGTCGTTGACCGGCAGCAGGTGGATGGTGTTCATGCCCGCCTTGGCGAGGGCCTGCAGGTGCTTCATGCCCGCGGATCCCGCGTGGGTGAAGGCCTTGTAGGTGCCGCGGTCCTCAGCGGGGACGGTCTGGTCCGCGATGGAGAAGTCGCGCACGTGCAGCTCGTAGATGCTGCGGGCGGAGTCGTTGCGCACCTGGGGGGCGCGGGCGTCCCGCCACTGCTGGGGGGCCAGGTCCGCGCTGCTCAGGTCGGCGGCCACGGAGCGCTGGGAGTCCAGCGTCAGGGCCACGGAGTAGGGGTCGGTGACGTCGTTGGTCTCGATCTGCCCGGTGGTGGGGGCGTAGACCTTGACCCGCCACAGGTACTGGGAGCCGGCCGCGACGGCGCCGTCGGCGTTGTCCACGGTCCAGCGGCCGTCCGCCTGCCGGGTGGCCGGGTGGCTGGTGGGCTCACCGGCGCCAGTAGCGTCCCAGCTCAGCAGGCTGACCTCCTGGGCGGTGGGGGCCCACAGCGCGAAGGAGGGCCGGCTCTGCGTGAAGCTGACGCCCTTGGGGGCCTGGGCGGCCTGCTGGGCGTAGAGCGCGTCCAGGACCGGGGCGGTCTGCAGACCGGTGGCGGCCACGACCTGGCCGTCCCTGACCTGGGTGAGGGTCAGCTGGCCGCTCAGGGCCTTCTCCACGGCGGCCCGGTCCAGGGAGCCGCCGGTGCTCAGGGCGACGTAGCCCTTGAGGTTGGGGCGGGCGCTGGTGACGGCCTCCGGCAGGTCACCGGTGACCGTGAGGGCGGTGGTGGAGACGGTGCCCGTCACCTGGCCGCCGACGACGCGGGCGGTGGCGTCGGGGGAGGCCACGAGCTGGTAGCTCAGGCCCGCGTTCCCGGCGGCGACCGCCTGGTCACGGCTGACGCCCTCCGGCAGGAGGGAGACCGGCCAGGCCAGGGTCTGCTCGTCCACCCAGTAGGCGCGCAGCTCACCGTTGCCGGGGGCCACGCCCTCCACGGTGACCTCCAGCCGGTGGGTGCTGCGGTGGTAGGTGAAGGTGACGGTCCGCCCCTCGGGGACGGTGAACTCGTAGTTCCTGCCGTTGGCCTGGCCGTCCACCCCGTAGTTCTCGGCCCAGCTGCCGCCGTGGGTGACCTTGGCCTGGTAGCTGCCCTGCTTGAGGGCGGGTGAGGTGTAGGTCCAGGTGTCGGGGTCAGCTGCGGCCTGGGTCATGCGGGTGGCGGTGCAGCCGGGCTCCCAGTTGCCGCCCTGGCCCACGGTGTCGGGGCAGGCGGCCTGGGCCTGGAAGCTGCCCGCCACCGTGATGACCTCCGCGGCCGGGGGCTCGGTGGCTGGCGGCTGCGGCTCGTCCGCCAGGTCCGCGGCGCAGGGGCTGGTGGTGGAGGGGGTGGCGACACCGTCCTTGACGGTGATGTAGCGGGCGGTGGCGGGCCAGGTGAAGTCCCCGCCGCCGCTCTGCTTGTACCAGTCCTGGCCTCCACGGTTGAACAGGCCGACGACGTCCTGGCCGTTGTTGGCGACGTCCGCGTAGAAGGAGCCGGTGCAGGCGGAGGCGGTCATGGCCGGGCCGGGGGACTCCGTCCA
It encodes:
- a CDS encoding alpha-1,6-glucosidase domain-containing protein, with the translated sequence MPLPAPKPPAGSRRRTRAVSGLLALSLSLLGAVVVPAAQAQPAASPGATAVAATPEVSRAGGVTATLFQWPWKDVAAQCTNVLGPAGYAYVQVSPPQENITGSEWWTSYQTVSYKIGNKLGSEEEFKQMVNACHQAGVKVMADAVINHMTGRDMDKNRGGKGTLGSSFEWHRYPGIYEADDDFHACRQNITDYGNKENVQNCDLVGLADLNTGKESVRQRIADYLNYLTVDLGVDALRIDAVKHVSAEDMAAITAKLTRQDVYIQQEVIGHAGEAVSDTEYTAIGKVDEFEYGHRLRHAFAERLAELKHLTEGEQMLPAERAHVFIDNWDTERDGGSTMTYHWESVYTLGNVFMLAHPYGDVNVYSGYRFNKDNQASRDQGAPQDGQGKVLTPRCQTEEGVGYGDGVFTCVHSWQPVTGMVGFRNAVGDAPLRNWFDDSNRLVAFSRGDRGFVVLNNYGEARTRELATGLPDGTYCDVVSGGVRDGACVGTTVEVKAGKASLNVPAQGAVAIHVAPGSLLKAADPAPVSTMRVYLEGTGWSEANIHYQLPGGWTESPGPAMTASACTGSFYADVANNGQDVVGLFNRGGQDWYKQSGGGDFTWPATARYITVKDGVATPSTTSPCAADLADEPQPPATEPPAAEVITVAGSFQAQAACPDTVGQGGNWEPGCTATRMTQAAADPDTWTYTSPALKQGSYQAKVTHGGSWAENYGVDGQANGRNYEFTVPEGRTVTFTYHRSTHRLEVTVEGVAPGNGELRAYWVDEQTLAWPVSLLPEGVSRDQAVAAGNAGLSYQLVASPDATARVVGGQVTGTVSTTALTVTGDLPEAVTSARPNLKGYVALSTGGSLDRAAVEKALSGQLTLTQVRDGQVVAATGLQTAPVLDALYAQQAAQAPKGVSFTQSRPSFALWAPTAQEVSLLSWDATGAGEPTSHPATRQADGRWTVDNADGAVAAGSQYLWRVKVYAPTTGQIETNDVTDPYSVALTLDSQRSVAADLSSADLAPQQWRDARAPQVRNDSARSIYELHVRDFSIADQTVPAEDRGTYKAFTHAGSAGMKHLQALAKAGMNTIHLLPVNDIASIPENRADQRNPEVPQAGPADEAQQAAVTAVDTQDGFNWGYDPYHWMAPEGSYATAANQEGGKRTYEMRQMVGALHATGYQVVLDQVYNHTFAAGQDSKSVLDRVVPGYYQRLNAQGAVETSTCCSNTATENLMTEQLMIDSVLWWAKQYKIDGFRFDLMGHHSAGTMQRLRAALDALTVEADGVDGKAVYLYGEGWNFGEVANNSLFTQATQGQLDGTGIGTFNDRLRDGVHHGLLAGRPQDASSKELIEVGLTGNLKDYEFVDGPHRWTGGQVRYGDGKAGYASQPQESVNYVDAHDKETLYDTAVRHLPVDTPMDQRIRLNTLSLATTALGQSPAFWHAGTDILRSKSLDVDSYNSGDWFNAIDWSLQDNGFGKGLPVAGKNQQDHWAAQRPLLANPALKPNGEQIRQAHAQALDLLRIRSTTPLLTLGSADLVKEKVSFVNPGQSQASPGVITMLVDDTKGSDVDDTTKRVVVVLNLNDHQVTQTVAGAAGGAFALHGVQAGGADAVVKAARFDAGAGSFTVPARTAAVFVERQEPPQAEPEGTKPAYVAAVEAKGNGKLLYGDWDGDGDDSWAVRVGTRVVFYADNRVDAPVYASISLGRSTDQVLVGDWDGDGYDTLALRRGTTVLTQKKLTSTSTERVKVEGITRTSPLQVVKRVPPEQDTIAVRP